The Microbacterium trichothecenolyticum sequence CCAGAAGTGAAACGGGAAAATGGCCGATTTGCTGAGCGCCCCGACGAGCAGCAGGAGCACGGCGATGTCGACGGCGACTCCGGTGGGCGGCGCCGCGAGGATCGTCGAAAGGCTCGACGTTCCCGCCTGCACGACCAGCAGCACGACGCCGATCAGCATCACCAGGCCACCGAGCGTCGTGACCAGCAGCGCCTGCAGGGCGGCGCGGCGGCTGGCGGCGCGGGCGTGATAATGGCCGATCAGCAGGTACGAGAGCACGCTCGTGGCTTCCCACAGCATCACGAGAACGACGATGTCGTCGGTGAGCACGAGGCCGTACATCGCTCCCGCGAACGCGAGGAGCACGGCGGAGAACTTCCCGACACCCGTCGTCTTGCCGCGGAAGTACCAGCGGCAGTAGAGCATGACCAGAGCACCGACGCCGGTGACCACGAGCGTGAGCAGCCATCCGAGCGCGTCCATACGCATCGACAACGACACGCCCAGGGCGGGGATCCAGTTGTATTCCTCGAACGGAATAGCGCCGTCGAAAACGGCGGGGGTCAGCACCACCGAGTGGACGAAGGCGGCGGCCGGAAGCACTGCCGCGACGTAGAAGGCGCGAGCTCCGATGCGGGACACCAACCACGGGAGAACCAGGGGGAGAACCGCGAAGGCGCCGAGGAAGAACAACATGCGCGGGCCTCCTCGGGTGTCGACGGGCTGCTGCCCGGGCTCTCGGGGTGTCGCGACTATTCTATGCGGAGCATGAGACCGCCCGCTCGGCCGATCGTCATGTGGTACGCGGTGGGGCGGTCGTCGTTCCCTCGCGGAACGCGCACTCGAGCTCGAGCCCCGACGGCACGGCGTCCTCGAGCATCGCCGCGACGGCGTCGCCCGCCGCCCGCCCCTTGGCGGTCGCCGGTTGCACCAGCGTCGTGAGCACGTGGGGTGCCAGGCCGTCGACGACGACACCGTCGAAGCCCGTGACGCTCACATCTTCGGGAACCCGCAGTCCCGCCTCCTCGGCCGCCCGGATCACCCCGGCCGCGAGCAGATCGCTCTGCGCGATGATCGCGGTGGGACGCCGGTCGGCGTCGGCGAAGATCGTCCGGCCCGCGATCGCTCCCTCGTCGATGGAGCTGGTCGCCGCCGCCAGGGCGGGGGCGTCGGGGAACACCCGTCGTGCTCCCGCGAGGCGGTCGGCCGTGACGTCGACCCGCACGACGTCGTCGGCCGCGATCCACCCCCGCCGGCGCGACATGTCGATCGGCAGTGTCACGAGCACGACGTCGTGGTGTCCGAGATCGGCGAGATGCCGTGCCGCGGCGGACTGCGCGTCGGTGTTGTCGAGGAGGACCCGGGGAATCCCGTCGCCGGCGTCGCCCTCGACGACCACGACAGGGATGCCGCGGCTGCGGACGATCTCGAGCGAGTCGCGCATGCGCGGGCTGCAGCCGATGAGCACGGCGGCGTCTATCGGAGCGGTGTGCAGCGAGGGTTCGCTCACCGTCTCGCCGTCGTCGCGCAGAAGCAGCAGGGCGGCGCCCAGTCGCGACACACCGTCGGCGAGCCCGTCCATCATGTGCGTCGTCACGGGGTCGAGGAAGGCCGTGCCCAGGTGCTGGTCGAAGACCACGCCCACGATTCCCGAACGACCGCGCCGCAGCGACGCGGCGCGAGGGTCTGGGCCGGTGTAACCCAGGGTCTGGGCGGCGGCGAGCACGCGGGCCCGCGTCGCCTCGGAGGTCGGGGTCTTACCGCTGAAGACCACCGACGCGGTCGACGGTGAGACGCCCGCCTCTCGGGCGACGTCGCTGATGGTGGCGCGGCGTGTGCTCACGGGGTGATCGTATCCCCCGCCACGCGGGGCGTCGAATCGATTCGGTACAGTGGCGACATGCATTCCACGCTGACCCGTTCCCAGCTCATGCGCTGGCACATCGCGATCTGCGCCATCTTCCTGGCGAGCGGCCTCAGCATCTCGACGTGGGCCTCGCGAGTGCCCGCCATCCGCGAATCACTCGATATCGAGAACTCCGGCGTCGGTCTGCTCCTGCTGGGCATGGGTGTGGCATCCATCGTCGGACTGTCGGTCGCCCCCGCCGTCATGGCCCGTCTGGGCGCTCGAACCGGCATGCTCGTCGCGCTGGTGCTCGTGGGCGTGGGTCTGGCGATCATCGGGTTCGGCGCCGACTCGCTGCAGCTGTTCGGGGTGGCCCTTGTCGGACTCGCCCTGTTCGGCTTCGGAAACGGGGCGGTCGACGTGATGATGAACGTCGAGGGGGCGGCGCTCGAGAAGGCCACGGGGCGCACCATCATGCCGTTGCTGCACGCCTTCTTCAGCTTCGGCACGGTCATCGGCGCCGGCCTCGGCTTCGTCGCGGTGAGCCTGGGCATCCCCGTCGTCGCGCACTGCGCGGCCATGGGCCTGATCATCGCCGTCGTGGCTTTCGTCTCGGTCGCCAACGTCCCGCGCACCGAGACGGCGATGGACGCTCCCGCCGACGAGGAACGCGCGCACTGGCGCGAGCGCCTCGCCGCTTCGCTGCAGGCCTGGCGCGAACCGCGCACCTACACGCTCGGCGTCATCATGCTCGGCATGGCTTTCGCCGAGGGCAGCGCCAACGACTGGCTGCCCTCCGCCGTCGTCTACGGTCACGGCGCGCCGGAAGAAGCGGGTCCGGCCGTGCTGGCGGTCTTCTCGGTCGCCATGACCGTCGGACGCATCGCGGGCGGGCCGGTGGTCGACCGACTCGGGCGGGTACTGGTGCTGCGGGTGCTGGCCGGCGCCGCCGCCGCCGGGCTGCTGCTGTTCATCCTCGCGCCGTTCGGCCCCCTGGTGTTCGTCGGCGCAGCACTGTGGGGCTTGGGCGCCTCGCTCGGCTTCCCGATCGGCATGTCGGCCGCCGCCGACGACCCCGCCAAGGCCGCGTCGCGCGTGGCAGCGGCCGCGACCATCGGCTACGTCGCGTTCCTCTGCGGGCCGCCCGTGCTCGGATGGGTGGGAGACCACATCGGACTGCTGAACACCCTGCTCATCGTGGTCGGCCTGATCGTGGCATCCGGTCTCTTCTCGGGCGCCGCAAAGCCCCTCGTCGTCGAGGACGCCCCGACCGACGACGCCCACCGCCGCTGACAACCGCGCTCACGCCGGGCGTCGGACGCTGCGGCGAGCACGATTAGGCTCGTCGGGTGCGTCTCGTCATCGCCCGTTGCTCTGTCGACTACACCGGCCGCCTCAACGCGCATCTGCCCCTCGCCACCCGACTGCTCGTGCACAAGGGCGACGGCAGCCTGCTCGTGCACTCCGACGGCGGGTCGTACAAGCCGCTGAACTGGATGAGCGAGGCGTACAAGACGGGCCTCACAATGGGTTGAGTCCCGCTTGTTGTAGTCCTCGCTTCACCCGTTGGCAGAAATCCGTTTGATCGTGACTGCTGCGCGACGGCAAGGACGACCACCAGTCGGAGATTCTGGGGCGAACACGTCAGGAGGTTCGCGCCGTTGCTCGCTTCGGTTCTCGGATTCACGGCCATCGCTGCCGTCGTCGTGCTCATGCCCGGCGCGGACACCATCCTTGTGCTCCGAACGAGTCTGCGATTTGGCGCCCGCAAAGCGATCGTCACCGCGGCTGGCGTCGTGTGCGGTCCGGTCATCTGGGGTGCGCTCGCTGGGCTCGGCATGGCGCTCGTCATCTCTCGACTGCCGATCATCTACTCCGCGGTCGCCCTTG is a genomic window containing:
- a CDS encoding LacI family DNA-binding transcriptional regulator translates to MSTRRATISDVAREAGVSPSTASVVFSGKTPTSEATRARVLAAAQTLGYTGPDPRAASLRRGRSGIVGVVFDQHLGTAFLDPVTTHMMDGLADGVSRLGAALLLLRDDGETVSEPSLHTAPIDAAVLIGCSPRMRDSLEIVRSRGIPVVVVEGDAGDGIPRVLLDNTDAQSAAARHLADLGHHDVVLVTLPIDMSRRRGWIAADDVVRVDVTADRLAGARRVFPDAPALAAATSSIDEGAIAGRTIFADADRRPTAIIAQSDLLAAGVIRAAEEAGLRVPEDVSVTGFDGVVVDGLAPHVLTTLVQPATAKGRAAGDAVAAMLEDAVPSGLELECAFREGTTTAPPRTT
- a CDS encoding MFS transporter; amino-acid sequence: MHSTLTRSQLMRWHIAICAIFLASGLSISTWASRVPAIRESLDIENSGVGLLLLGMGVASIVGLSVAPAVMARLGARTGMLVALVLVGVGLAIIGFGADSLQLFGVALVGLALFGFGNGAVDVMMNVEGAALEKATGRTIMPLLHAFFSFGTVIGAGLGFVAVSLGIPVVAHCAAMGLIIAVVAFVSVANVPRTETAMDAPADEERAHWRERLAASLQAWREPRTYTLGVIMLGMAFAEGSANDWLPSAVVYGHGAPEEAGPAVLAVFSVAMTVGRIAGGPVVDRLGRVLVLRVLAGAAAAGLLLFILAPFGPLVFVGAALWGLGASLGFPIGMSAAADDPAKAASRVAAAATIGYVAFLCGPPVLGWVGDHIGLLNTLLIVVGLIVASGLFSGAAKPLVVEDAPTDDAHRR